In a single window of the Homalodisca vitripennis isolate AUS2020 unplaced genomic scaffold, UT_GWSS_2.1 ScUCBcl_541;HRSCAF=2789, whole genome shotgun sequence genome:
- the LOC124370838 gene encoding uncharacterized protein LOC124370838: protein MIHAGSEAGFVPNALTMWKASSHSGDYHDNVNTESMMKWMREKLLPNIPPRSVIVVDNAPYHNVQKDKAPTSKSKKQLMKDWLSKHQIPFSDDLLVPELYRVILLNKPRFVRYELDELVTSSGGHVVLRLPPYHPDLNPIELIWAEVKNYVASRNIQCSFSSIKSLAEEKFSLICAEEWARKCEHVKKIENDYASAEPQIDNLVESMIISLGSSDSESSENAPDDLSGIEDLGDLSGIEDLD from the coding sequence ATGATACACGCAGGAAGTGAAGCTGGTTTTGTTCCCAATGCATTGACAATGTGGAAGGCATCGAGTCATTCGGGTGATTACCACGATAACGTGAATACGGAATCAATGATGAAATGGATGAGAGAAAAACTTCTGCCTAACATACCACCAAGATcagttattgttgttgataaCGCCCCCTATCACAATGTACAAAAAGACAAAgcacctacttcaaaaagtaagaaacaattgATGAAAGATTGGCTTTCTAAACATCAAATACCTTTTTCGGATGATTTGCTAGTCCCGGAGCTGTACAGGGTTATTCTCCTAAATAAACCGAGATTTGTTAGGTATGAGCTTGATGAACTAGTGACCAGCAGTGGAGGACATGTTGTGCTTCGGCTCCCACCATACCACCCGGACTTAAACCCTATTGAACTCATTTGGGCTGAAGTGAAAAACTACGTAGCCAGTAGAAATATTCAGTGcagtttttcaagtattaagtctttagcggaagaaaagttttcactTATATGTGCAGAGGAATGGGCCAGAAAGTGCGAACacgtgaaaaaaattgaaaatgattatgcTTCAGCTGAGCCCCAAATCGACAATCTCGTGGAATCAATGATCATTTCACTCGGCAGCAGTGACAGTGAAAGCAGTGAAAACGCGCCAGATGACTTGAGCGGCATTGAAGACTTGGGTGATTTGAGCGGCATTGAAGATTTGGATTGA